The Streptomyces sp. HUAS MG91 sequence GCGATCTTCTTCCTCCCGCACGGAGGACCAGGCTGTGAGACATGCGCGTCACCGGGTACTTGATCGCCATGCATACTCACAGTGCTCATGTTCTGGCCGCATCCGGCGGCCCCGGGGTGATTCTCGTCGTCGTCGGCGTGCTCATCGTCCTGGGCCTCGTCATCGCCTTCGTCGCGGGGCGGCGCCGTACCGCGCGCCGCGCCGGGATCAGCACGCCCCCGGCCCACCCCGGCCCCATCGACGACCAGGCGCAACGCGGAACCGGCTGGCAGACTCCGAACGACGACCCCGCCCAGGGCCACCCGCACCGCTGAGCGGCAGAGAAAGCTCTTCCCATAACCGACCAACGGCTTGAGGGCCGCAGCGTCCTGGCCCTCGTCACCAACTACGGCGTCGAGCAGGACGAACTGCTCGTGCCGCTGCGGCAGCTGCGCGAGGCAGGCGTCGCCGTCACCGTCGCCGCGGTCAGCATGGATCCCGTGCGGACCTTGTGCGGCGACAAGGATCCCGGGGAGAGCGTCGACCCGGACGTCTCCCACGAGTCCCTGGGCGCCGCCCGGCACGGCCTCCTGCTCATCCCCGGCGGCACGATCGACGCCGACCAGCTGCGACGGGAGACGGCATCCGTCACGGCAGCCGTCCGCGAGCACCTCGCCTGACGCCGACCGGACCCGTCGCGCTCGGGGTACGGAGGGCGATGTCCGTTCGTAGGGTCGAGAGGTAGTCGCACACTGTGTGCTTGGGACGACAGGCCCGCTTCCAGGAGTACGGAGCCACCCCGGCGGAGTGTTGAGCGTGGCTCCTGGCCATCCTTGCCGACAGTGATGATGAGGGAGCGATCCTCCTTGTCCACCGGCCACCCCCACCACGACGCTCCGGACACGGGGCGCGCCTTCCTTCTCTTGGCCGTCACCTCCGAGGGGCGCGAGCGACACACCCTCCTCGAGGAAATGGTCGAGGCCCTGCCGCCCATGGCCCAACCGCATCGCCACTCGGTTCCGCGACCAGAGCAAGAACCTGGAGGCCCTGAAACGGATCGCGGCGCCGGGCCTGGTCAAGGCCGTCGAACGCACCGACGCCGACCGAAGCGCCGGGGCGGTCGGGAGCGCGAAGAAGCGTGGCGAGTCCACGGAGCGGGCCGAGGAGATCGCCGCGCGCACCGTCAGCAAGGAACGGGCGCGCAGCGGCGAGCCCCGCACTGCGAGCCGCACCTCCGCCAAGGGCCCCAAGTCGGCCTCGCAGCGCGGAGGCGAGCGGCCCCATCAGGGGGCGCAGGGACGCACCAAGGACCCGCTCCGAGCGGAAGCCGGGCGCAAGAACGACAAGGGCCGCTCGTCGATGGACAGGGCGGAGCCGGCCAAGGCCGTCGGACGCTGACCCGTGTCCGCACGGCGGCCGCTCCACATCCCGGGGCGAAAGCTGTGAGCTGGGACGTTACGGTCAGCGGCCCGTGGGCACACGGGACGCGTCCGCGGTACCGCTTCGGCCCGAGTGCACCTGGTGAAAGG is a genomic window containing:
- a CDS encoding DUF6479 family protein — protein: MRVTGYLIAMHTHSAHVLAASGGPGVILVVVGVLIVLGLVIAFVAGRRRTARRAGISTPPAHPGPIDDQAQRGTGWQTPNDDPAQGHPHR
- a CDS encoding DJ-1/PfpI family protein, which codes for MALVTNYGVEQDELLVPLRQLREAGVAVTVAAVSMDPVRTLCGDKDPGESVDPDVSHESLGAARHGLLLIPGGTIDADQLRRETASVTAAVREHLA
- a CDS encoding plasmid stabilization protein, which gives rise to MVKAVERTDADRSAGAVGSAKKRGESTERAEEIAARTVSKERARSGEPRTASRTSAKGPKSASQRGGERPHQGAQGRTKDPLRAEAGRKNDKGRSSMDRAEPAKAVGR